The following are encoded in a window of Pseudomonas graminis genomic DNA:
- a CDS encoding DUF2931 family protein gives MNKHALGVVLMLLLTSCTTASSRSMPYGAWRLGFFAPDYMEVWIETANVLDNSGYVIFEAGRGIPSMTYPRAFSKGIPEVFKGDPKGWPERPGWGAGKYVKRADLPKELYIRWQSLLEPQIYHARIDIPESTREIMRRGEKTFCRFDAKWIIDYRKAIVIGLAPGGIVKVWVTGPCLSPIEVTRVQAKIDPTGPSDGLSGGKFVQPSAESKAYVEKFGIPYGSW, from the coding sequence ATGAATAAGCACGCACTAGGCGTCGTACTGATGCTGCTGCTCACCAGTTGCACGACTGCTAGCAGCCGGTCAATGCCATATGGCGCATGGCGCCTTGGCTTCTTCGCTCCCGATTACATGGAGGTCTGGATTGAGACAGCCAATGTGTTGGATAACAGCGGTTATGTGATTTTTGAAGCAGGCAGGGGGATACCCTCAATGACGTATCCCCGCGCTTTTAGCAAAGGGATTCCCGAAGTGTTCAAGGGCGATCCGAAGGGATGGCCAGAACGACCCGGATGGGGCGCTGGGAAATACGTCAAGCGGGCGGATCTACCCAAAGAACTCTATATCCGCTGGCAATCACTGCTCGAACCACAGATCTACCACGCGCGCATCGACATCCCCGAATCAACCCGAGAGATTATGCGCAGGGGCGAAAAAACATTTTGTCGCTTCGACGCGAAATGGATCATCGATTACCGCAAAGCCATCGTCATCGGCCTGGCACCGGGCGGCATTGTAAAAGTTTGGGTAACAGGCCCCTGTTTGTCTCCCATTGAAGTGACAAGGGTGCAGGCCAAGATAGACCCGACCGGGCCAAGTGACGGCTTATCGGGTGGCAAGTTCGTTCAGCCATCGGCTGAGTCCAAAGCCTATGTTGAGAAATTCGGCATTCCATATGGTTCGTGGTGA
- a CDS encoding DUF2931 family protein, with product MNKLLSLALSLMLLTGCTNANSRSMPYNAWRLGVFTPDYMEAWIETVNVLDISGYVSFEAARGVPSIGYPRARSKGIPEKFKGDPKGWPERVGWGKGKYLKADLPKEMYVRWQSLVEPQIYHARIDIPESTREIMRRGEKTFCRFDAKWITDYRKAIVIGLAPGGIVKVWVTGPCLSPIEVTRVQAKVDPTGPSDGLSGGKFVQPSAESKAYVEKFGIPYGSW from the coding sequence ATGAATAAGCTTTTGTCGCTCGCCCTGTCCTTGATGCTGCTCACTGGCTGCACTAACGCAAACAGTCGTTCAATGCCATACAACGCGTGGCGCCTAGGTGTATTTACCCCCGATTATATGGAGGCCTGGATTGAAACAGTCAATGTCCTGGACATCAGCGGTTATGTCAGCTTTGAGGCAGCCAGAGGCGTACCGTCCATTGGCTATCCACGGGCGCGAAGCAAGGGGATACCAGAAAAATTCAAAGGCGATCCCAAAGGCTGGCCCGAGCGCGTGGGATGGGGCAAAGGTAAATATCTCAAAGCTGACCTTCCTAAAGAGATGTATGTTCGCTGGCAATCGCTGGTTGAACCACAGATCTATCACGCGCGCATCGACATCCCCGAATCAACCCGAGAGATTATGCGCAGGGGCGAAAAAACATTTTGTCGCTTCGACGCGAAATGGATCACCGATTACCGCAAAGCCATCGTCATCGGCCTGGCACCGGGCGGCATTGTCAAAGTTTGGGTAACAGGCCCCTGCTTGTCTCCCATTGAAGTGACAAGGGTGCAGGCCAAGGTCGATCCGACCGGGCCAAGTGACGGCCTATCTGGTGGCAAGTTTGTTCAGCCATCGGCTGAGTCCAAAGCCTATGTTGAGAAATTCGGCATTCCATATGGTTCGTGGTGA
- a CDS encoding glycosyltransferase family 4 protein: protein MSKSLRITLITETYAPEINGVANTLSRLCDGLRLRGHRVEVIRPRQSDDEMRAAGEDLMLCRGWPIPGYPGLQWGQSSMHKLLRRWQRNRPDVLYIATEGPLGLSALRAARRLGIAIVSGFHTNFQQYTRQYGLSFITRLLTTYLRWFHNRSNATLVPSFTQKTELERRGFERLELLSRGVDCQLFHPSKRSSALRESWGLEPGDTAVLHVGRLAAEKNLGLLKTTFDGLVSTYPEKNLRLVIVGDGPVRPTLQRQLPNAIFCGTQRGDALAAHYASSDLFLFPSLTETFGNVVLEALASGLGVIAYDEAAAAQHIRHGHNGAVAMPGDEDGFVDAARWMLEDDETLRRVRLNARQHASRQGWAGIIDSFESYLRAASETRDGVVLGVGTGQ, encoded by the coding sequence ATGAGTAAATCCCTGCGCATTACCCTGATCACCGAGACGTATGCACCTGAAATAAACGGCGTGGCCAATACGCTCAGCCGTTTGTGCGACGGGCTGCGTCTGCGGGGGCATCGGGTTGAGGTGATTCGGCCGCGGCAGAGCGATGATGAAATGCGCGCGGCCGGGGAAGATTTGATGCTGTGCCGCGGCTGGCCGATTCCGGGATATCCCGGGCTGCAGTGGGGGCAGTCGTCGATGCACAAGCTGCTGCGCCGCTGGCAGCGCAATCGCCCGGATGTGCTGTATATCGCGACAGAAGGACCGCTTGGTCTTTCGGCGCTGCGTGCCGCGCGGCGACTGGGGATTGCCATCGTCAGCGGGTTTCACACCAACTTTCAGCAATACACGCGGCAGTACGGGCTGAGTTTCATCACGCGCCTGCTGACGACTTATCTGCGCTGGTTTCATAACCGCTCAAACGCCACCCTCGTGCCCAGCTTCACGCAGAAAACCGAACTCGAACGCCGAGGCTTCGAGCGACTGGAGCTGTTGTCGCGGGGTGTTGACTGTCAATTGTTTCACCCGTCGAAGCGCTCAAGTGCGCTGCGTGAGAGTTGGGGCCTTGAACCAGGCGATACGGCAGTTCTGCATGTCGGACGGCTGGCGGCGGAGAAAAACCTCGGCCTGCTGAAGACCACCTTTGACGGCTTGGTCAGCACCTATCCCGAGAAAAACCTGCGGCTGGTGATTGTCGGCGACGGACCGGTAAGGCCAACGCTGCAGCGTCAGCTCCCGAACGCTATTTTCTGCGGCACCCAGCGCGGGGATGCGCTGGCGGCGCATTATGCGTCGAGTGATTTGTTTCTGTTTCCGAGCCTGACTGAAACCTTCGGCAACGTGGTGCTGGAAGCGTTGGCATCAGGGCTGGGGGTGATCGCCTATGACGAAGCGGCGGCGGCCCAGCACATTCGCCACGGCCATAACGGCGCGGTAGCGATGCCTGGGGATGAAGACGGCTTCGTCGATGCCGCGCGGTGGATGCTGGAGGATGACGAGACGTTGCGCCGGGTCAGGCTGAATGCCCGGCAACACGCAAGTCGTCAGGGATGGGCCGGGATCATCGACTCATTCGAGAGTTATTTGCGGGCAGCGAGCGAGACGCGGGATGGGGTGGTTTTGGGGGTGGGAACGGGACAGTAG
- a CDS encoding NADH:flavin oxidoreductase, producing MPVQALFKPFQMGSLALPTRIVMAPMTRSFSPGGVPNSKVIEYYRRRASAGVGLIITEGTTVGHKASNGYPNVPQFFGEAALEGWRKVVEAVHAEGGKIVPQLWHVGAVRRLGTEPDGTVPAYGPTEKLKDGNVVVHGMSKQDIDEVIAAFAQAATDAKAIGMDGVEIHGAHGYLVDQFFWEGTNQRTDEYGGDLAHRSRFAIELIRAVRAAVGPDYPIIFRYSQWKQQDYSARLVQTVEELDAFLRPLSDAGVDIFHCSTRRFWEPEFEGSDLNLAGWTRKLTGKPTITVGSVGLDGEFLQFMVNTDKVAQPASLENLLKRLRNEEFDLVAVGRALLVDPDWALKVKEGREHDILPFSREALGRLE from the coding sequence ATGCCTGTTCAAGCCTTGTTCAAACCCTTCCAGATGGGCAGCCTCGCGTTACCGACGCGCATCGTCATGGCGCCGATGACCCGCTCGTTTTCACCGGGCGGCGTACCCAATTCCAAAGTCATCGAGTACTACCGTCGTCGTGCGTCCGCGGGCGTAGGCTTGATCATCACCGAAGGCACGACGGTGGGGCACAAGGCCTCGAATGGCTACCCCAACGTGCCGCAGTTCTTTGGCGAAGCGGCGCTGGAGGGCTGGCGCAAAGTCGTTGAAGCGGTTCACGCAGAAGGCGGCAAGATCGTGCCGCAACTCTGGCACGTGGGCGCTGTGCGCCGTCTGGGCACAGAGCCCGACGGCACGGTGCCGGCCTATGGCCCGACCGAGAAGCTAAAAGACGGCAACGTTGTGGTTCACGGCATGAGCAAGCAAGACATCGACGAGGTCATTGCAGCGTTCGCTCAGGCGGCGACAGACGCGAAAGCCATCGGCATGGACGGCGTCGAGATCCATGGCGCCCATGGTTATCTGGTCGATCAGTTCTTCTGGGAAGGCACCAATCAGCGTACCGACGAATACGGCGGTGACCTCGCGCACCGTTCACGCTTTGCCATCGAACTGATCCGGGCCGTGCGAGCAGCAGTAGGTCCGGATTATCCGATCATCTTTCGTTACTCGCAGTGGAAGCAGCAGGATTACAGCGCACGGCTGGTGCAAACGGTGGAAGAGCTCGACGCGTTCCTCAGACCGCTGTCCGACGCAGGCGTGGACATCTTCCATTGCTCGACGCGACGTTTCTGGGAGCCTGAGTTTGAAGGATCTGACCTGAACCTGGCCGGATGGACGCGCAAGCTCACCGGTAAACCGACCATCACGGTCGGCAGCGTCGGACTCGACGGAGAATTTTTGCAATTCATGGTCAACACCGACAAAGTCGCCCAGCCCGCGAGCCTGGAAAATCTGCTCAAGCGCTTGCGCAACGAGGAGTTCGATCTGGTCGCAGTCGGCCGCGCCCTGCTGGTCGACCCGGACTGGGCGTTGAAAGTGAAGGAAGGCCGCGAGCACGACATTTTGCCGTTCAGCCGTGAAGCGCTGGGCCGATTGGAGTGA
- a CDS encoding glutathione peroxidase yields the protein MSVFHELKLKALDGQELPLAPLKGKVVLVVNVASKCGLTPQYAALETLYQKYKDQGFSVLGLPCNQFAGQEPGSQEEIQTFCSLNYGVTFPLGDKLEVNGPHRHRLYQMLAGEGAEFPGDITWNFEKFLVGKDGRVLARFSPSTLPDDAKVVSAIEKALP from the coding sequence ATGAGTGTATTTCACGAGCTGAAGTTGAAGGCTCTGGATGGTCAGGAGCTGCCCCTCGCCCCGCTCAAGGGCAAAGTGGTTCTGGTGGTCAACGTCGCGTCAAAGTGTGGCCTCACGCCGCAATACGCTGCGCTGGAAACCCTTTATCAGAAATACAAAGATCAGGGCTTCAGCGTCCTCGGGCTGCCGTGCAATCAGTTCGCCGGTCAGGAGCCTGGAAGTCAGGAAGAGATTCAGACGTTCTGTTCGCTCAACTACGGCGTGACCTTTCCGCTGGGCGACAAGCTTGAAGTCAATGGACCGCACCGCCATCGGCTGTATCAGATGCTCGCGGGCGAAGGCGCCGAGTTTCCTGGCGACATCACCTGGAATTTCGAGAAGTTCCTCGTCGGAAAGGACGGCCGCGTTCTGGCACGCTTCTCACCCAGTACGCTTCCGGATGACGCCAAAGTGGTGAGTGCGATCGAGAAGGCACTGCCCTAG
- a CDS encoding FKBP-type peptidyl-prolyl cis-trans isomerase: MPIAANKAVSIDYTLTNDAGEVIDSSAGGAPLVYLQGAGNIIPGLEKALDGKEVGDELKVAIEPEDAYGEYSAELVSTLNRSMFEGVDELEVGMQFHASAPDGQMQIVTIRDLDGDDVTVDGNHPLAGQRLNFDVKIVAIRDASEEEMAHGHVHGEGGHHH; the protein is encoded by the coding sequence ATGCCGATCGCCGCCAATAAGGCTGTCTCCATCGACTATACCCTGACCAATGACGCTGGTGAGGTCATCGACAGTTCTGCCGGCGGCGCGCCGCTGGTTTACCTGCAAGGTGCAGGCAATATCATCCCGGGTCTGGAAAAGGCGCTGGATGGCAAGGAAGTCGGCGACGAACTGAAAGTGGCCATCGAGCCTGAAGATGCGTACGGCGAATACTCCGCCGAGCTGGTCAGCACCCTCAATCGCAGCATGTTCGAAGGTGTCGACGAGCTCGAAGTCGGCATGCAGTTTCACGCTTCCGCCCCGGATGGCCAGATGCAGATCGTGACCATCCGCGATCTGGACGGCGACGACGTTACTGTCGACGGTAACCACCCGCTGGCTGGTCAACGATTGAACTTCGACGTGAAGATCGTTGCCATCCGTGATGCCAGCGAAGAAGAAATGGCCCACGGTCACGTGCACGGCGAAGGTGGTCATCACCACTGA
- a CDS encoding DUF3565 domain-containing protein: MGGDRHGARPFANRYERPSLTKHSRESERNSDGRPRLESPKAPSPRSIITGFVQDLDGHWVVELSCGHTQHLRHDPPWQSRAWVLDPAQRQAKIGQSFQCGWCASRSDNDNLGPR, translated from the coding sequence ATTGGCGGCGATCGGCATGGGGCGAGACCTTTTGCAAATAGATATGAGCGGCCAAGTCTAACCAAGCACTCGCGCGAAAGCGAACGCAACTCAGACGGACGGCCCCGATTGGAATCCCCGAAAGCCCCCTCTCCCCGCTCGATCATTACCGGCTTTGTTCAGGACCTGGACGGTCACTGGGTGGTTGAGCTGTCCTGCGGGCACACCCAGCATTTGCGCCACGACCCGCCCTGGCAATCCCGCGCCTGGGTACTGGATCCGGCGCAGCGCCAGGCAAAAATCGGCCAGTCCTTTCAATGCGGCTGGTGCGCGTCGAGGTCAGATAACGATAACCTTGGGCCCCGTTGA
- the pta gene encoding phosphate acetyltransferase, which yields MQTFFIAPTDFGVGLTSISLGLVRTLERAGLKVGFFKPIAQPHPGDLGPERSTELIARTHGLKPPKPLGLAHVERMLGEGQLDELLEEIINLYQEASIGRDVLIVEGMVPTRSASYAARVNLHMAKALDAEVILVSAPENEVLTELSGRVELQAQMFGGPKDPKVLGVILNKVRTDESMEVFSARLKEHSPLLRSGDFRLLGCIPFQADLNAPRTRDVADLLGAQVINAGDYEQRRMSKIIICARTVLNTLQLLKPGVLVVTPGDRDDIILAVSLATLNGVPLAGLLLTSDTLPDPRIMDLCRGALQAGLPVLSVSTGSYDTATQLNQLNKEIPIDDRERAEIITDFVASHLDANWLHQRCGTPREMRLSPAVFRYQLIQRAQAANKRIVLPEGAEPLTVQAAAICQARGIARCVLLAKPDDVNAVARAHGIELPPGLEILDPDQIRERYVAPMVDLRRSKNLNAPMAEQQLEDPVVIGTMMLALDEVDGLVSGVIHSTANTIRPALQLIKTAPGCTLVSSVFFMLFPEQVLVYGDCIMNPHPTATELAEIAVQSADSAVAFGLSPRVAMISYSSGNSASGEEVEKVREATQLARETQRGLLIDGPLQYDAAANEHVARQLAPDSPVAGRANVFVFPDLNTGNTTYKAVQRSADCVSLGPMLQGLRKPVNDLPRGAQVDDIVYTIALTAIQAATLPQ from the coding sequence ATGCAGACTTTCTTTATCGCGCCCACAGATTTTGGTGTGGGCCTGACGTCCATCAGCCTGGGGCTGGTGCGCACCCTGGAGCGCGCCGGGCTCAAGGTCGGTTTTTTCAAGCCAATCGCTCAGCCGCATCCCGGGGATCTGGGCCCGGAGCGTTCAACTGAACTGATCGCGCGCACCCACGGCCTCAAGCCGCCCAAGCCGCTGGGGCTGGCTCACGTTGAACGTATGCTCGGCGAAGGCCAGCTTGACGAGTTGCTTGAAGAAATCATCAACCTGTATCAAGAGGCATCGATTGGCCGCGACGTGCTGATCGTCGAAGGCATGGTCCCGACACGCAGCGCCAGCTATGCCGCCCGGGTCAACCTGCACATGGCCAAGGCCCTGGATGCGGAAGTCATTCTCGTATCCGCACCGGAAAACGAAGTACTAACCGAGCTCTCCGGCCGCGTCGAGCTGCAGGCGCAGATGTTCGGCGGCCCGAAAGACCCGAAAGTGCTCGGCGTGATCCTCAACAAAGTACGCACCGACGAGAGCATGGAAGTGTTTTCGGCGCGGCTCAAGGAACACTCGCCGCTGTTGCGCAGCGGTGATTTCCGCCTGCTCGGCTGCATTCCGTTTCAGGCCGACCTGAACGCCCCGCGCACCCGCGACGTGGCGGATCTGCTCGGTGCGCAAGTGATCAATGCTGGCGACTACGAACAGCGGCGCATGTCGAAGATCATCATCTGCGCCCGCACAGTGCTGAACACCCTGCAGTTACTCAAGCCGGGCGTGCTGGTCGTTACACCGGGCGATCGCGATGACATCATTCTGGCCGTGAGCCTGGCGACCCTCAACGGCGTGCCGTTGGCTGGGCTGCTGCTGACCAGCGACACCCTGCCCGATCCACGCATCATGGACCTGTGCCGAGGCGCGCTGCAGGCCGGGTTGCCCGTGCTGTCGGTGAGTACCGGCTCGTACGACACCGCGACGCAACTCAACCAGCTGAACAAGGAAATCCCTATCGATGACCGCGAACGTGCGGAGATCATCACCGATTTCGTCGCCAGTCACCTTGACGCCAACTGGCTGCATCAGCGCTGCGGCACGCCCCGCGAGATGCGCCTGTCGCCAGCGGTGTTCCGCTATCAACTGATCCAGCGCGCCCAGGCGGCAAACAAACGCATTGTGCTGCCCGAAGGCGCCGAGCCGTTGACCGTCCAGGCGGCGGCGATTTGCCAGGCCCGCGGCATTGCCCGTTGCGTGCTGCTGGCCAAGCCCGATGACGTGAATGCCGTGGCCCGCGCCCACGGCATCGAGCTGCCGCCGGGCCTAGAGATTCTCGATCCGGACCAGATCCGCGAGCGCTACGTCGCGCCGATGGTCGATCTGCGCCGCAGCAAAAACCTGAATGCGCCGATGGCCGAGCAGCAACTGGAAGATCCGGTGGTGATCGGCACCATGATGCTGGCCCTCGACGAAGTGGACGGGCTGGTGTCGGGGGTGATCCATTCGACCGCCAACACCATTCGGCCTGCGTTGCAGCTAATCAAGACGGCACCAGGCTGCACCCTCGTATCATCGGTATTTTTCATGCTGTTTCCGGAGCAGGTGCTGGTGTATGGCGACTGCATCATGAACCCGCACCCGACGGCCACCGAGCTGGCGGAGATCGCGGTGCAGAGCGCGGACTCGGCCGTGGCGTTCGGCCTGTCGCCGCGGGTGGCGATGATCAGCTATTCCAGCGGCAACTCGGCCAGCGGTGAGGAAGTGGAAAAGGTCCGCGAAGCCACGCAACTGGCGCGCGAAACCCAGCGCGGTCTGCTGATCGACGGGCCGTTGCAATACGATGCCGCCGCCAACGAGCACGTCGCCCGGCAACTGGCACCGGACAGCCCGGTGGCAGGTCGCGCCAACGTGTTCGTGTTTCCGGATCTGAACACCGGCAATACGACCTACAAAGCGGTGCAGCGCAGTGCGGACTGCGTAAGCCTCGGCCCGATGCTGCAAGGCCTGCGCAAGCCGGTCAATGACCTGCCGCGCGGCGCTCAGGTCGACGACATCGTCTATACCATTGCCCTAACGGCGATTCAGGCGGCCACCTTGCCGCAATAA
- a CDS encoding acyltransferase — MDFLPAPLRGVIASLLLALNTILCCTPLFVVAIFKLCLPFPAAQKVTDWLMSHIHEAWISNNNAWMDLLGHTRWHLSGLESLDYQHSYLVTSNHQSWVDIMVLQYVLNRRIRPLKFFLKQELIWVPVIGLAWWALGFPFMKRYSKAYLAKHPEKKGKDLATTRRTCAKFRNNPVGIFNFVEGTRFTEAKHAQQNSPFRYLLKPKAGGIAFVLDAMGEQLESIVNVTIHYPAGRPGYWDLLCGNVREVVAHFEEVQIPPQFIGKSYDQDDAYRLEFQQWINRLWEDKDALLAQMHERYPG; from the coding sequence ATGGATTTCCTGCCCGCCCCATTGCGCGGCGTCATCGCCTCGTTGCTGTTGGCGCTCAATACGATTCTCTGCTGCACGCCTCTTTTCGTCGTTGCCATCTTCAAACTGTGCCTGCCCTTCCCGGCCGCGCAGAAGGTCACCGACTGGCTGATGAGCCACATCCACGAAGCGTGGATCAGCAACAACAACGCCTGGATGGACCTGCTCGGTCACACCCGCTGGCATTTGAGCGGGCTGGAAAGCCTGGACTATCAGCATTCTTATCTGGTGACGAGCAATCACCAGAGCTGGGTCGACATCATGGTGCTGCAGTACGTGCTGAACCGGCGCATCCGCCCGCTGAAGTTTTTCCTCAAGCAGGAGCTGATCTGGGTGCCGGTGATTGGCCTCGCCTGGTGGGCGCTGGGCTTTCCGTTCATGAAGCGCTACAGCAAGGCTTATCTGGCCAAGCACCCGGAAAAGAAAGGCAAGGACCTCGCCACCACCCGACGCACTTGTGCGAAGTTTCGCAACAACCCGGTGGGCATTTTCAACTTCGTTGAAGGCACGCGCTTCACCGAAGCCAAACATGCGCAGCAGAACTCGCCATTCCGTTACCTGTTGAAGCCCAAGGCAGGTGGCATTGCCTTCGTCCTGGACGCCATGGGCGAGCAGTTGGAGTCCATCGTCAACGTGACCATTCATTATCCGGCCGGACGCCCAGGGTATTGGGACTTGCTCTGCGGGAACGTTCGCGAAGTGGTCGCGCATTTCGAAGAAGTGCAGATCCCGCCGCAGTTCATTGGCAAAAGCTACGACCAGGACGATGCCTACCGCCTCGAGTTTCAGCAGTGGATCAACCGGCTGTGGGAAGACAAGGACGCGTTGCTCGCGCAGATGCATGAGCGGTATCCGGGCTGA
- a CDS encoding OmpA family protein: protein MLTFRRLIIAATALTVLSGCATQNPYDNQGQAQNSSGMSKTAKYGGLGALAGAVAGAAIDHNNRGKGALIGAAVAGAASAGYGYYADKQEAALRASMANTGVEVQRQGDNIKLVMPGNITFATDSSAIASSFYSPLNNLAGSLKQYNQNMIEIVGYTDSTGGRQHNMDLSQQRAQSVATYLTSQGVDAAHLSVRGAGPDSPIASNADVNGRAQNRRVEVNLKPIPGQQYQQQQ, encoded by the coding sequence ATGTTGACCTTTCGCCGTTTGATCATCGCTGCCACCGCATTGACTGTGCTTTCCGGCTGCGCAACGCAGAATCCATACGACAATCAGGGGCAGGCGCAGAACTCCAGCGGCATGAGCAAGACCGCCAAGTACGGCGGCCTGGGTGCTTTGGCCGGCGCCGTCGCCGGCGCTGCCATCGATCACAACAACCGAGGCAAAGGTGCGCTGATTGGCGCTGCCGTGGCGGGTGCTGCCTCAGCCGGTTACGGTTACTACGCTGACAAGCAGGAAGCCGCGTTGCGCGCGAGCATGGCCAACACCGGCGTTGAAGTTCAACGTCAGGGCGACAACATCAAACTGGTGATGCCAGGCAACATCACCTTTGCCACTGATTCGTCGGCCATCGCCAGCAGCTTCTACTCGCCGCTGAACAACCTGGCCGGTTCGCTAAAGCAATACAACCAGAACATGATCGAAATCGTCGGCTACACCGATAGCACCGGCGGCCGTCAGCACAACATGGACCTGTCGCAGCAGCGCGCCCAAAGCGTGGCGACCTACCTGACCTCCCAAGGGGTTGATGCCGCTCACCTGTCGGTGCGCGGTGCCGGCCCTGATTCACCCATCGCCAGCAACGCCGACGTCAACGGCCGCGCCCAGAATCGCCGTGTTGAGGTCAATCTCAAGCCGATTCCTGGCCAGCAGTACCAGCAACAGCAGTAA
- a CDS encoding HD-GYP domain-containing protein: MLRKIPVSDLTLGMYIHEFCRPRINDPFWAANVERELSDVAVLRHIQASTREVWIDTRLGKNSVENSPAEQTPPECFDAAETAPCSLELELARARLICGRAKAAVMTMFSDARMGRAMNTEDVDLLVEEISTSVMRHPHALISLSRLKTTDEYTYMHSVAVCALMVALARQMDLNEDQVREAGVAGLMHDVGKMMIDSAILNKPDRLTYEEYEVMKHHPQAGLEILQGCERVTRLVMDVCLHHHEKVDGSGYPHGLKGDEISLLAKMGAICDVYDAVTSDRPYKKGWDAAHSVREMASWKGHFDAKVFQHFVKTVGIYPVGALVRLKSERLGVVLEQDEQSLLQPKVKVFLSTRTRMPFEPHVINLACPTVRDGILKFELAEDWGLLDVASMWAGQPAA, encoded by the coding sequence ATGCTAAGAAAAATCCCCGTTTCCGACCTCACGCTGGGCATGTACATCCACGAATTCTGCCGTCCGCGGATCAACGATCCATTCTGGGCCGCGAACGTCGAACGCGAGCTCAGTGACGTCGCCGTGCTGCGGCACATTCAGGCGTCGACCCGTGAAGTGTGGATCGACACTCGCCTTGGCAAAAACTCCGTCGAGAACTCGCCTGCCGAACAGACTCCCCCCGAGTGTTTTGACGCTGCCGAAACCGCGCCTTGCAGCCTCGAGCTGGAACTGGCCCGTGCACGCCTGATCTGTGGCCGTGCGAAAGCGGCAGTGATGACCATGTTCAGCGATGCCCGGATGGGTCGGGCGATGAATACCGAAGACGTCGACCTGTTGGTCGAGGAAATCTCCACGTCCGTGATGCGCCATCCCCACGCACTCATCAGCCTGTCGCGCCTGAAGACGACCGATGAGTACACCTACATGCATTCGGTGGCCGTGTGTGCATTGATGGTCGCGCTCGCGCGGCAGATGGATCTGAATGAAGATCAGGTGCGTGAAGCTGGCGTTGCCGGGCTGATGCATGACGTCGGCAAAATGATGATCGACTCGGCCATTCTGAATAAACCCGATCGCCTGACCTACGAAGAATATGAGGTCATGAAGCATCATCCGCAGGCCGGTCTGGAAATCCTCCAAGGCTGCGAGCGAGTGACCCGGCTGGTGATGGACGTGTGCCTGCATCACCACGAAAAAGTCGACGGGAGCGGTTATCCCCACGGGCTGAAAGGCGACGAGATCAGCCTGCTGGCGAAAATGGGCGCCATTTGCGACGTATATGACGCGGTGACTTCAGACCGCCCCTACAAGAAGGGGTGGGATGCCGCGCATTCGGTTCGCGAAATGGCGTCCTGGAAAGGCCACTTCGATGCGAAGGTGTTCCAGCACTTTGTCAAGACCGTTGGTATCTATCCCGTGGGCGCGCTGGTTCGCCTGAAAAGCGAGCGCCTGGGTGTGGTGCTCGAGCAGGATGAACAATCCCTGCTGCAGCCGAAAGTGAAAGTGTTTCTGTCTACCCGGACCCGAATGCCCTTCGAGCCGCATGTCATCAACCTCGCCTGCCCCACGGTGCGAGACGGCATCCTGAAGTTCGAACTGGCAGAGGATTGGGGCCTGCTGGACGTCGCCAGCATGTGGGCCGGTCAGCCCGCGGCTTGA
- a CDS encoding helix-turn-helix domain-containing protein codes for MNDEIRQRGIILDELRDQLLEGTVSMGAAVKRLRTEITGLRQEQFASMCKISLRTLRQIEQSEGNPTVQTLNAVFRPFGMQVGIIPLRRRPAVTSV; via the coding sequence ATGAACGACGAAATCCGCCAGCGCGGCATCATCCTCGACGAGCTTCGGGATCAGTTGCTGGAGGGCACCGTTTCGATGGGCGCTGCCGTCAAACGGCTGCGCACTGAAATCACGGGATTGCGCCAGGAGCAGTTCGCGAGCATGTGCAAAATCTCGCTGCGCACACTGCGCCAGATCGAGCAGAGCGAGGGTAATCCGACGGTGCAGACCCTCAACGCCGTATTCAGGCCCTTTGGTATGCAGGTCGGCATTATTCCGTTGCGACGCAGGCCGGCGGTAACCAGTGTCTGA